The window cttctaaattaaattaaagtctcTAGTGGCACAAATTACACCCGCTGCAGCTATTTGACACGTTATTAACGCACAAACACaaccaaaaaaccgaaaaacgtATTACACCACATGTAAAAGACTGGTTGTTTAGCTTTGAGCAACTGACCTACCGTAATAAGAGTGGGGAGGTGACGTCACGACTGATAGCGCGTATTTCACTTTTCTAACAGCGCACTTTTGACAGTATTTTTAGACATCCACAAAATAATGCTTAGCAATGCTTCATTAATTgaatggagtgttatactcgaaagtaaaagtttttggaaattgcagATTCTGAAAGTAGACACAAAATGATGTCTAGTAATATCGgtctgagtttttttaaatcggtacttttttagtaataatagaaaatttgcgCTGTGACGTAAGCAATGGCTTGACTAATGATTCGTCAGTCTTTCGCTGCATACAATTAACGCTACGACCTACGTTTGGGTTGGTAAACGTCAAATACAAATGTTAAAATCGTGCGTTGTCGATTGTGACTATGTTGTGTGCTAATACTTTGCAGGAGtttgtgttttggtaaaatgactGCTTCTGCAGGACATCTGAAGTCGTATGTAAAACAACAGAGGCAGaaattaagagaaaacgtACGTCTTTCAAGCTATCTTTGTTGGCCCAGTTTTCTATCTCAAGTTCTGTGACTGGCTGATTCAAAAAGGAACATTGCTGACGTCAGGCCAGGAATTTTCACCTTTCCAATACGCGCTATCAGTCGTGACGTCACCTCCCCACTCTTATTACGGTAGGTCAGTTGCTCAAAGCTAAACAACCAGTCTTTTACATGTGGTGTAATacgtttttcggttttttggttGTGTTTGTGCGTTAATAACGTGTCAAATAGCTGCAGCGGGTGTAATTTGTGCCACTAgagactttaatttaatttagaagtgactttttgtgaaaatacgaactttataaaagaatacagGGAACCACGTTGTCGGTGAGAAAGTGAGTAAGCTTTAATTATACTTTGAGAAACTAttatatttatgcattttagtggcagaaaagcacattgttaagtttcactttattgcgaaattttttggggacggtaatcgctttttagttcggggagaaaatgcttttaccaGCGGTCACGTCACCAAATTTAGGTTTGATGGCACAGTACAACCGATGAGAATTTCTGCAGAAGTTCTACCGAGCAtgaaaaagctaaattatactgtggaggtttgtatttatttaactgttaGACATTTCTTCTACAAAGTGTGTTTTAGATTTCATATGACCTAGAAGAAGGGGTTAAGACGGCACATTGTACCTGCCCAAGGGGCAACGTGGCTTGCCATCATATGGCTGCAGCATTATATTATGCTCATTATAATGTAAGTGCTACTGACATTGAGTGTCAGTGGAGTGCCCcatcaaaaacaacaccacAAACAGAAGTCATTAAGTTAGCTGATGTTTACAAGCCGAAATTATCAAACTATACGGCACTGTCTAGGTCCTCTACTGAGGACGAAATTATTCAGTTCCGTGCCGAAATAGGCGTCACGAATGTGGTGGGCTTCACTTGGCTCCTAAGACCAGAAGCAAGTGAAGaagccagaaaaattattgcagataTCGAAGAAATTCTACAAAGCTTAGAATACGTGCAGGCCATAGACAAACAAAAGTTTCTTTTGGAGAAGTGCAGAATAGATGAGGCACGCATTAAACTGGTTGAGGCGTGCACTCGGGGCCAACATGTTAACGAAAATTGGCATGTAGCAAGGAAACATCGTTTAACGGCCAGCAGGTTTGGCATGGTACTATCTGCTTGCAGTAGACGAAGATTCCCAccctctttatttaaaaatttggcggaAGGCTATTCGCTTGACAGGGTTGCTGCTGTGCAGTGGGGTAAGACCCACGAGAAGACAGCGCTCAGAGAATTTGAAGAAGCGACGAATCTTAAAGTCCAAGAGACGGGATTTTGGtaggtcgaaaataattaacacgtaTAACTTAGatgaataatgtaatattacttttttttgtaggttggAAGAATCAGGCTTTTTGGGAGCAAGTCCTGATGGATTAGTGGAAGAAGATGGGATTCTCGAAATTAAATGCCCATATAAATATAGGGACACTGACAGTTTGTCTGAAGCCCtgaaggataaaaaatatttttattggagggatgaaaatgaggacattaatcttaacagcaatcacaattattaccaCCAAGTACAGGGGCAAATGCACATCACTGGTCGAAGTATCTGCTACTTTGTCGTGTGGACACCAAAGTGCACAGagatatttcaaattgaaaaagatccGGGGTGGTCagaaaatatcaatattttaaaagaattttatcttgaccaatatatttcctttatttcacaataataaactgtatataaatagatggtttttattttacattattttaatcatcacaatcctgaaacaattctgctacctctttaattaatggaaattggAGGTTTGTTAAAGCGGCAGTcgctttaaaaacaatatctcCATAGTGGCACAAAGActctggcaaaaaatttaaaatatgataacattttaatcggCGTATTGCCCTTTCGACGTGTATTCTTGCACGTGCAATATTTTCGGTACACTTAACTTGCTCTGGTGTAAATTggacatttgataaaaaaggtGGAATATTCAAAGTGACCCCTGGTGGCAGAATATTTTGGATCAAAAATCCCTTATCGGCTAAAATCATATCTCCAGTTTTTAACATGTCGATTAttccacaatttaaaacaactttttgatCAGAAGTTGATCCCACGTATAAATCACTTACAAATGTGATGACACCATTGGGTGCAACTCCAATTAGCCCTTTGAAAGTATTATGATGTTTGTAAGTACTATAtgttaatttctgtgttgACATAGACTTACGTGATACCACAGTGAAAATTTCGGTACAATCTAGAACTGCTctacaattagtaaaattgctaaaacatgttggcaagcaagatttatttttttcgcgcGAAGGCATTGTCGTCATAAactgtttatataaaatttcatatattacatggacaaatgttaaaataatattagaaaCTGTGCTTTGGGCAACCCCAAAGCGTTGCGCCAAATCAAGTTGAGGGAAATTGAGTCGTAATTTTACTAGGGTTAAAAAGAGTTGGTCAATTCTAGTTAACTTTTGGACTGTCCATTTgtggtaatattttatgtcCAACTTTTCGATTAAGTGAAACAATGCTTCGAAAATCTGGCTATTGGGAAGACCGGTATATAAAACAATGAGTTTGTCATTTCCTTGAACATTTTCATAGCAAAATCGTACTGTcagatattgtatttttgctttaagttcagcattttcctttttgagaaaatacatTTCTGCTTCAAGAGCCGCATGTGACACCAAGGGTGCTTGCACACCCATAGATTCTAACGGAGCATCTTGAATTATATCTGCTGGTGCTGCAACTACGGCTGTAGACGTCGATGGCACTTCCTCTAAATTCATTGTCGATGGTACTGTTTCTTCCGGTATATCAACACTATTCAAATGatcaaattgtaaatcaatttaaaactaggattcactttttaccttaatgATTCAGCGGAACTAGAACAAGAAGGGAGTCcttgttttttcatcttttttttttctggagattccacttgaaaataggctctttttgcgatattgtgcaaaaataattcaggacCATTTTCCTTTCTTCCATCCCGAAAATGGCAGCTGCAAACGTAGGCTCCTGGTCCGGGTTCTACATCTCttctacatttaacaatgaaacaagcaattaaaaattaatatcaaaacatctattaaaaattacctcaacaattttttccatagtGCTCGTTCTTTTCCCGACttaggaaaactaaaaaaatggcatttatcGCGAGTACTATAGTGTTTGCAATCTGGAGCCCAACACATTCCCATAGTTGTGATGTAAAAACCTACTACACATGAACTATCAAAGTAtcgcaacaaaatattattcacaaATCATACCTAATGATGTACCACAAAAATGAGATAATGTCTtggaaaaacagaattttaaaaattcaagaacaCGAAGATATGGAGAACGATCGGAAAAAACACGATAACAAAAGACACTCACGAAAGAAGCACAGAACTCACAACCCGTACTACTTTCAACCATGTATGTGCCTGAACCCTCTACCCTCGTATACCTGCTATTCATCCCTCGTGATGGGGGAGGGGGACAGAAAACAACCCGTTTATTGGGGTTGCGCCGGTTGCACCCCATGAATTCGTCATTCAGAAGAAATCCAATGTCATTAGTGTGGCAAACCATTTTTCCCTCAGTTTTAAAAGgccacataataatttacatcaatatgatgtccaaattaagaaaaactgaattttgaagtttgaaaaaagttaggttagaaaaggatttatgtgttcaacttacagaaatattagctcagttgctaaaatctttaagaaacgacattgcatttttcatagctatcatttctctgtaaaagtaatgttcctacacttctagcattaaagaaatacgaaaaacttttaaatgccCATAAGAAAAGCATTGAAAATGGCGATTGTTTAGCTTTAAGGTGCTGACCTACCTCAAATGTCTACGTCACACTGATAGCGcgtattatttttctcaaaaacggtagagctttcgttaaaataaaaaaatttgggtcgtctattttgttgttggctatccgtataaaaattttcattttttagtataacactccattgCTCAAAACTTCGATCAAGTTTCTAACaacaaaatctaattttttccttggatcagccgagcgattaaattttttgtgtggccaccTATTTTTCGGCGTTTAATGATCCAATGGTAATTTGAAAGACCACCtctgtgcattctaaatttcatatcAATCCGTTTACAAATAACTGAgttattaagctcgaaagtctcAGGTGAGACACGTTGTAGAAAGAAATTATCTATGAATCTTTCATTCCCTTcaacaaagtattttctttAATCATTCAACCAATTCCTTTTTGTACTTTGTTTCAGACTTTGCCGGAATCAAAACAAAacgtgttttttcatttttttcaagagcTGTGATAATGTGAGTGAACCTGcactgcaaatgaaaattttgacaaaaaattgacatacgcaaaaactatgacagataagtaccaaaaacttaggtaaatttttctcaatttgAGAAGGCGAATTcataaatgcaataaaaaaggGCAGTTGCTATTTTAACCGTGGCCGACAGAAGAGGTGCttgctaaattattttttattcgattttgcTTTTTAAACATACGTTTATTTGTGTCACaacaaattgtcaaaaatgtttCCCTTTTTCGTCGATtaactgcgtttagaaatggtttaaaCTAGCAatcgtcgtcaattcactgtttttcttgatataaactccaaattttaaaagagacttttttgtaagtacaagaactgtacgtctaaactcttcatcataaacatttttcccttaactttaagaaatggtaatcatcgACGAAAGAGAGAGAAATTCAACCTTGTGACCGGAAGAAAGGCATTTTTAGCAGTGAAGTATGTTTTacgttatgtatttaatattaaaataaatatcgacaAATTacagaaatgtgaacattaatatttgtaggtattcaattattttcttgttttaaataGTATTACCAAAATTCCTACGATTCCtacgtccctggttaaatttgacgtaaaattatgtcattttattcatttgacaaaaattattaccttGAAATCATTTTCGACATGAACCTTTGACATAAGttgctaataaaaattttattaaaaaagaatagaaACATATTCCTTAtccacataataaaaaattggttcGGTTCgacgttcagtgtcccaactctcccaataaaggaactctaacTGAGCCTAGTTATGGCCTAGTTTCCATTGTTGAAATTGATTCTATTTGACATTTCCAATTACACGGCAGATTCCGACCTCTACTGtcgtttaagtttaaaattttagctgTAAAGCCTTGTCATTTCGCCGTCATACCAAAAGTtatctgttaaaaaataatttgctcaTATATGCGTTAAGACCAAGATGGTGAGTTAAAATAGCTTCTAAAGAAGTTTTCAGCGATGGAAGttaaatttgttcttttggaAATGTCTAATTGAATTCCAATACGATAAAGAGTACGTAGAATCACACCCCGAGAcgctataataataatgagctTTTCCAGTGACTGATGTGATACGCCTAAGACTTGGAAGAGTAAATATTAAATACGTACAACACTTACTGTAATGAGTAAAACAGTAGTCAATAATTTGCTGTGAAAATGGTTTTCGCAAAGTTTAGTATTATACCTAATCTTTTAAGCCTttgattaaaagaaaaaatacattgaAAAATACCTAGGGAGTTCAGATATAAacaggaaatttaatttcaagcaACTTTTTCACGTATTTTTCCTCTACCTTCATGCGCATACGCCATTTCTTTGGtagttttatacttttttatagaAGTTTTTTGGCTTAGTGCGTTGCCAGTTATGTAGAAGAGGTTCTACCGAGGTTCTTAGGTTCTCagtggaattttttcaattcattATTACTTATGATAAAACGTATGATAAAACCTGAATTCGTCATTTTACTCCAGAATTCAAATAAATCTAATCCAATTCCAAAAAGTGACTACCCATATTTTTCTAATGTCGATAAATCAAAGTTGTGGTTTCAGATAGAGAAAAcattgtttctttattttggaAGACCTATGGCGTTAAATACACGGATTTTTTGTAACCAAACGTCCAAATGAATGCTCCTTACTACttttaatcgaaaaattaaCTCTTTATTTTGATCTAAAAGACGGAATctttcagcaagaggtgtgATTTTATTGCAAGAAAACGCCCTACTGCATAGTGCCCCTTTGACGGCAAAGATTTTGGAAAACGTACACTGAAAGACTCCTCCATATTCTCCTTATAGTCCTAATCTGTCACcttgtgattttaatttttattgaaccaCATAAAGAAGCACTGGGGCACCAGGTAGAGTTTTAGATTCCGCCATGACGATGAGCCTCAAAATTTTGCGCATACGCCGTACTTACGTACTTGGCTAAAAAAGCTGTAAAGAAAGCTTTGTGAAACTATCAAAGAAATGGCGTATGTGCACAGATGTAGAGGAAGAGTTCGTGGAAAAgtagtttaaaaagttttgttaaaattttgttttttgttaaaattataaacaaattccGCTTTATATTTGAAATCTCCTCGTATATTGGTTTTTTCTACTAAGTAATAAACTAACTATACGAATACCACAGTATTGTGCAAAGAGAGTTAATTACACATTTATTACAATCTTCATAATTGCTTgagattttcaataaaaatttattcgggTTACTGCAAGCGAAACACTTACGTTTAACCATTGAATAAAATGTAAGGAAAAACACAATTACAAGAAACAACGAAAAAAACAACTCAGAGCGAGcttattaaattaagaaaagtaCGTGAAAAGTGACAAGAGCTGAACATTATCAACAATGTCTCTTAAAAATGTATATTATTTAACACTAACTAAGTAATGGtggaatttttcgaatttcgcGGCTATTCTGCCCTGTAGAGGGCCCTACATGCCTGCCGCTTCAAGGCCTTCTGATCTGAATCAGAATTTCATGTCCAGTGAAACGGCCTTAGTAAGTAATAGAGCCTTAAGATAGTACTAGTAGTTAGAGAATAGCACCATTAGGGCCGGTTTTTAGaaagcttcattaaattttaatacgttgttaaaagttaagaaCGCCAATAGCCCAATCAAACTGCTTCAATTTGATCAcatgatcagttaatcacgcatttaattgtgaattaaattaatgggCCGGTGTATAAAAGCTTCATTATCTaaacgacaattttttttattaaaataagaaaaaagggGTCGCAAAGTATAATAGCATAAAATACTTGTTTTATAAGTGTTTTGGCGCACTTATCCGATTTAATAGTATAAGGGTGCacagaatttaaaaacgacgGATAATTTAGAGCAAATGATGTAAAACCGAATAAGAATTAGAACTCTAGAGCTAgaaccacatttttttttatacttgaCACATATCTAAGTTCTCTCAAACTTTTTTCTCGGAGCACATAGAACCCTGTCTGTGAGAATTCAGTCTTCAATGCCCAACgtaatcgaaaaaaattaaatgctatGGCAAATGCAAATTCGTAAACTGAGAACGGTCAGAGCAAAATGAGCTTACTTGCAGAacattttatgaattttacaAAGAGCTTTgggcttaaaaaataacaatctcctttaaaaaaaacagttaaccCCGAATAAACCACCTTTAACAGAATTATGCTTATAAAGATTaacgggaaccaattcgactacGACCCTTTTTTTGTGGATGGgaattactttaaataatGTGAGGCACTATGGAAAGACTTTAAAaatactattatttattaattttgtaagaGGTACAATTATTAAGTTTTCTAAGATTTTTGATAAACTTAGCATTAAGGTCATGTGCGACTTTGCTGGTAGTATTTTTTAGTGAGTCAATCAATTGAATGTGATAGGTGTAAACTTAAAGCAATTTGCATCGTTATTCGTTATCCATGTAGAAGCAAGGTAGGAGAATGTAAACgccaattttttccaattttacatttttgtaacttttttactaaaatgtctttttcataatgtaaacaatttttgtaaaagcaGAAGATTTTTCATACCAATAGAATGTTTTTgctagttttttaaaattggacATTTCATCAAAAAAGTCAAGAGAAAACTTTCTACGTAAAATTGTATGCCTTACAATTTACAAGATTTAAATCTTAGTCCGGTCAAAATAGACATTAAAATAGTGGCAAGTTTGCAAAAATTCGCATAGTCCCAATCGATCTCATgtgtgcaaaaaaatttaaggttAAAGGACAAACACAGGGTgtgtgtgttaattttactacGTACTAAAACTtatcaaatacaacaacttttctatatactgtttttcaaaattcttatttataattttcactgtttccTCCTTTCgtttgtgcaaacgagccggtcagtgtttaataattagtttgtgttcatagcaacaattcattgttgttttaaattgtttaaattgtgcgtttctatcacaaaaaatagttcgggtcttttaattttaagtaatttttttttgaaattttttattgaaaatttataaatagaaaaaaagttttatttgttgagttcTCTtacttgttaaaattaagacacatatttctgatacaccctgtatgttgCCAACTCAATTTCAGTCATATgccactttaataaaaaaaaattcttaagtgatttatttattttcaataccGAGATATCGCGATTCTAAAAGTTATAGAAGGCCTATTCTACATAATACAAGTTTTTCATTCACAAAGACACAAAACCGCCTATTTTacttataaattcaaatgatctaCTTTGCATCTACCATagctttgcaaaaattgtttaaaatagcgAGCCACACGCAAAGTGTCGTAAAGTTACGTGTATTTAGCAACAGTCCAAATATCGGTAGATCTTTTGTAGACAATTGCATGGTCTACAACTTTTGTCTGACCTATTTTAATCATAACATTTACCGTTTAcgagaaaaattgcaaaaacctATTCATTTGACCTTTAatcttgaatatttttttgggatCGATCAGGACTTTTGATATTCTATTTGTAAATTGTAACGATGCCCCAAAGACCTGTTTCAGCTCTATgcgaatttttgtaaattgaaaTGTCTAGTTTGACCGAACTATCTTTTTTCTAGCTCTTACCAGTAGTCCTTAAAGGCATTggcaacttaaaaaacaactttatttaaaaggaTAGAATTGGAAACACTTATCACAGTTATAACAATagtgaaaacagtttctcTGTATCTGCTCTTTAACTGAagttattagttattaataagaATAGTTAAGTTATTAATAAGAAAACAACTTCAAAATAGTTGTAATTATTGAAACAGCACcgttgacaatttttttagtcaGTAATCAATAATTAATCAGAGTAAGAGCGTAATTTTTGCGATTTGCATTCGGGGTAGGACCAGctctgtcaattttttttataatttttaataccgTGTGAACAAGAACGTCTCGACAGTCCCTTCCCGCCAACCTTTTCCCACTCCTTCCCATCGCCCTTCACACCTCCCAAGATTCGCTTGCTCATTTGCAAGGTGGTAGTCGTTGGTGGTACAATTGttgtaaagtttttaaattttttttgcgttcttaaataatggtgttgtttttgacGACTTTGCTTCAGTTTCCACAATCCCGAAGGGTAAGTGGCCACACTTGCGTATAGCTCATTGTTCTTGACCAGAGATTTTCCGGGCACTTTATTTACAACAGTAGTGGTTTTTTTCTACGAAAACATTtcacaatcatttttgaaaaactatgTAGGTGATGTTAGTGAATATTCTAAAGGTTTTCATGAAAAACTCAAGTGGTTAAATACTGggtatgtt of the Tribolium castaneum strain GA2 chromosome 1, icTriCast1.1, whole genome shotgun sequence genome contains:
- the LOC135265513 gene encoding uncharacterized protein LOC135265513 isoform X1 — encoded protein: MWPFKTEGKMVCHTNDIGFLLNDEFMGCNRRNPNKRVVFCPPPPSRGMNSRYTRVEGSGTYMVESSTGCEFCASFVSVFCYRVFSDRSPYLRVLEFLKFCFSKTLSHFCGTSLVGFYITTMGMCWAPDCKHYSTRDKCHFFSFPKSGKERALWKKLLRRDVEPGPGAYVCSCHFRDGRKENGPELFLHNIAKRAYFQVESPEKKKMKKQGLPSCSSSAESLSVDIPEETVPSTMNLEEVPSTSTAVVAAPADIIQDAPLESMGVQAPLVSHAALEAEMYFLKKENAELKAKIQYLTVRFCYENVQGNDKLIVLYTGLPNSQIFEALFHLIEKLDIKYYHKWTVQKLTRIDQLFLTLVKLRLNFPQLDLAQRFGVAQSTVSNIILTFVHVIYEILYKQFMTTMPSREKNKSCLPTCFSNFTNCRAVLDCTEIFTVVSRLIGVAPNGVITFVSDLYVGSTSDQKVVLNCGIIDMLKTGDMILADKGFLIQNILPPGVTLNIPPFLSNVQFTPEQVKCTENIARARIHVERAIRRLKCYHILNFLPESLCHYGDIVFKATAALTNLQFPLIKEVAELFQDCDD
- the LOC135265516 gene encoding uncharacterized protein LOC135265516 isoform X1 gives rise to the protein MAEKHIVKFHFIAKFFGDGNRFLVRGENAFTSGHVTKFRFDGTVQPMRISAEVLPSMKKLNYTVEISYDLEEGVKTAHCTCPRGNVACHHMAAALYYAHYNVSATDIECQWSAPSKTTPQTEVIKLADVYKPKLSNYTALSRSSTEDEIIQFRAEIGVTNVVGFTWLLRPEASEEARKIIADIEEILQSLEYVQAIDKQKFLLEKCRIDEARIKLVEACTRGQHVNENWHVARKHRLTASRFGMVLSACSRRRFPPSLFKNLAEGYSLDRVAAVQWGKTHEKTALREFEEATNLKVQETGFWLEESGFLGASPDGLVEEDGILEIKCPYKYRDTDSLSEALKDKKYFYWRDENEDINLNSNHNYYHQVQGQMHITGRSICYFVVWTPKCTEIFQIEKDPGWSENINILKEFYLDQYISFISQ
- the LOC135265516 gene encoding uncharacterized protein LOC135265516 isoform X2 produces the protein MRISAEVLPSMKKLNYTVEISYDLEEGVKTAHCTCPRGNVACHHMAAALYYAHYNVSATDIECQWSAPSKTTPQTEVIKLADVYKPKLSNYTALSRSSTEDEIIQFRAEIGVTNVVGFTWLLRPEASEEARKIIADIEEILQSLEYVQAIDKQKFLLEKCRIDEARIKLVEACTRGQHVNENWHVARKHRLTASRFGMVLSACSRRRFPPSLFKNLAEGYSLDRVAAVQWGKTHEKTALREFEEATNLKVQETGFWLEESGFLGASPDGLVEEDGILEIKCPYKYRDTDSLSEALKDKKYFYWRDENEDINLNSNHNYYHQVQGQMHITGRSICYFVVWTPKCTEIFQIEKDPGWSENINILKEFYLDQYISFISQ
- the LOC135265513 gene encoding uncharacterized protein LOC135265513 isoform X2 codes for the protein MWPFKTEGKMVCHTNDIGFLLNDEFMGCNRRNPNKRVVFCPPPPSRGMNSSFPKSGKERALWKKLLRRDVEPGPGAYVCSCHFRDGRKENGPELFLHNIAKRAYFQVESPEKKKMKKQGLPSCSSSAESLSVDIPEETVPSTMNLEEVPSTSTAVVAAPADIIQDAPLESMGVQAPLVSHAALEAEMYFLKKENAELKAKIQYLTVRFCYENVQGNDKLIVLYTGLPNSQIFEALFHLIEKLDIKYYHKWTVQKLTRIDQLFLTLVKLRLNFPQLDLAQRFGVAQSTVSNIILTFVHVIYEILYKQFMTTMPSREKNKSCLPTCFSNFTNCRAVLDCTEIFTVVSRKSMSTQKLTYSTYKHHNTFKGLIGVAPNGVITFVSDLYVGSTSDQKVVLNCGIIDMLKTGDMILADKGFLIQNILPPGVTLNIPPFLSNVQFTPEQVKCTENIARARIHVERAIRRLKCYHILNFLPESLCHYGDIVFKATAALTNLQFPLIKEVAELFQDCDD